A genomic window from Vitis riparia cultivar Riparia Gloire de Montpellier isolate 1030 chromosome 16, EGFV_Vit.rip_1.0, whole genome shotgun sequence includes:
- the LOC117934094 gene encoding endoglucanase 8-like, with translation MDQSKTLFLFALSQHDYKLNLSIGRINGGSMGLKSVQEKLHCHHLCANSLRVKASELMMGGGNVRVQLRVLMVVIGMMMVVVGRVTSQNYEDALTKSILFFEGQRSGRLPPSQRMTWRKDSALNDGTESNVDLVGGYYDAGDNVKFNFPMAFTTTLLAWSVLEFGQFMGSDLQYALDAIRWGTDYFLKATSIPGTVFAIVGDPYGDHSCWQRPEDMDTPRTSYAVTTTNPGSEVSAEMAAALAASSMVFQASDAQYSLTLLNRAAMVFDFADMYRGSYNDVFGALVCPYYYCDGSGYADELIWAAAWLYKATNNQSYWDYVLKHINSLPQYIKRMDTDGMPVSGGSFAEFGWDSKHAGINILVSKLVIDRQLNPSPFVFNADKFACSILPESPTKSVTYSPGGLLFKPGSCNMQHVTALSFLLLVYSRYSNDAQRGIQCDNFVVPPSRLVQVAHSQVDYILGKNPLGMSYMVGYGNSFPQRIHHRASSLPSVDAYPAHIDCQGGSQYFQTENPNQNLLIGAVVGGPAADDSYVDFRIDVSQSEPITYINAPLVGALAYFKAFPSS, from the exons ATGGATCAGTCAAAGACGCTTTTCCTATTTGCTCTATCCCAACATGATTACAAACTTAATTTGTCAATCGGAAGAATCAATGGCGGATCTATGGGCTTAAAGAGTGTCCAAGAAAAGCTGCACTGTCATCATCTGTGTGCAAACTCTCTCCGAGTCAAGGCTTCAGAATTGATGATGGGTGGAGGAAATGTGAGGGTCCAACTAAGGGTGTTGATGGTAGTGATAGGgatgatgatggtggtggtTGGGAGGGTGACTTCACAGAATTATGAAGATGCCTTGACCAAGAGCATTTTGTTCTTTGAAGGCCAAAGATCTGGGAGGTTGCCTCCTTCGCAGAGGATGACTTGGAGGAAGGATTCTGCGCTTAATGATGGCACAGAGAGCAAT GTGGACTTGGTAGGAGGATACTATGATGCTGGAGACAAtgtaaaattcaattttccaatgGCATTCACCACAACCCTTCTAGCATGGAGTGTGTTGGAATTTGGGCAGTTCATGGGCTCAGACCTGCAATATGCACTAGATGCAATTCGATGGGGCACTGACTACTTCCTCAAGGCAACGAGCATCCCTGGCACTGTCTTTGCTATAGTTGGTGATCCATATGGTGACCATAGTTGCTGGCAAAGGCCTGAAGACATGGACACCCCTCGGACTTCATATGCCGTTACAACAACAAACCCGGGCTCAGAAGTCTCAGCAGAGATGGCTGCTGCCCTTGCAGCCTCTTCCATGGTATTTCAGGCTTCTGATGCTCAATATTCCCTTACACTTCTCAACCGGGCTGCAATG GTGTTCGACTTTGCCGATATGTATAGGGGTTCCTATAATGATGTTTTTGGTGCGCTCGTCTGCCCATATTATTATTGTGATGGCAGCGGTTATGCG GATGAATTGATTTGGGCAGCAGCATGGTTGTACAAGGCAACTAATAACCAGTCTTATTGGGATTATGTTCTTAAGCACATTAACAGCTTGCCGCAGTATATAAAGAGGATGGATACGGATGGAATGCCAGTATCTGGGGGTAGCTTTGCAGAATTTGGATGGGATTCAAAACATGCAGGCATTAACATCCTTGTTTCCAAG TTGGTAATAGATAGACAACTCAACCCTAGTCCCTTTGTCTTCAACGCTGACAAATTTGCATGTTCCATATTGCCTGAATCACCAACGAAATCTGTCACATACTCTCCAG GTGGCCTTCTATTCAAACCTGGATCGTGTAACATGCAACATGTAACAGCATTgtcctttcttcttcttgtttattCCCGCTACTCAAATGATGCCCAAAGAGGCATTCAGTGCGATAATTTTGTTGTCCCTCCTTCTAGGCTTGTGCAAGTCGCCCATAGCCAG GTGGATTACATCTTAGGAAAAAATCCATTGGGTATGTCGTACATGGTGGGATATGGAAACAGCTTTCCGCAGAGGATACATCATCGAGCCTCATCCTTACCTTCCGTGGATGCATACCCCGCTCACATCGACTGTCAGGGCGGATCGCAGTACTTTCAAACAGAAAATCCTAATCAAAACTTACTAATAGGAGCTGTTGTTGGAGGACCTGCAGCAGATGATTCGTATGTAGATTTTCGCATTGATGTTTCACAATCAGAGCCAATCACATATATAAATGCTCCTCTTGTGGGGGCATTAGCGTACTTCAAAGCATTTCCATCCTCATAG